One Pygocentrus nattereri isolate fPygNat1 chromosome 12, fPygNat1.pri, whole genome shotgun sequence DNA window includes the following coding sequences:
- the LOC119264685 gene encoding B-cell receptor CD22-like translates to MKKDEHQFCFRIKTNEEKERWTGEPGVQLRVTELHVEAPEEVTEGQTADLTCKTTCSLTDPFIWYKNGRPLTTKTIKNNQLHLQTVSSEDAGSYSCAVGGSQHLRSTAHSLRVRYLPKRVSVSISPSGEIVEGSSVTLTCSSDGNPPVKIYTWFKGSKPVGEGKTYSIPNIRSEDSGEYTCQSQNDHGERRSTAVQINVLYPPKRASVSIGPSGEIVEGSSVTLTCSSDGNPPVKIYTWFKGSTSVGEGKIYSIPNIRSEDSGEYTCQSQNHHGERRSTAVQINVLYPPKRVSVSISPSADIVEGSSVTLTCRSDGNPPVKIFSWFKGPTSVGEGKIYSIPNIRSEDSGEYTCQSQNHHGERRSTAVQINLLYPPKRVSVSISPSREIVEGSSVTLTCSSDGSPPVKIFSWFKGSTSVGEGKTYSIPNIRSEDSGEYTCQSQNDHGERRSTAVQINVLYPPKRVSVSISPSREIVEGSSVTLTCSSDGSPPVKIFSWFKGSTSCSSDGNPPVKIYTWFKEGETSPVGSGQSYSIINITADHTGLYYCEAQNDHGALNGTVMVTVKSQSWSAVWFAVGGGAFLLITVLICICWISRKKRSSDTHDDENADPNAQDDTYTALQPTARSSDDVYHTLAAIQSSSLEDTYAALDPQSSSLDDTYTALDPWCRSPEYENLPVSSTH, encoded by the exons AGCTCCATGTAGAAGCTCCTGAAGAAGTGACAGAGGGACAAACAGCAGATCTGACATGTAAGACCACCTGCAGTCTGACTGACCCATTCATCTGGTACAAAAATGGACGTCCTTTAACCACAAAGACCATCAAGAACAACCAGCTCCACCTGCAGACGGTCAGCAGTGAGGATGCAGGCAGTTATAGCTGTGCTGTAGGAGGATCTCAACACCTCCGCTCTACTGCTCACAGCCTCAGAGTCAGAT ATCTTCCAAAGAGggtctcagtgtccatcagtccctctggtgaaatagtggagggcagttcagtgactctgacctgcagcagtgatggaaacccacctgtgaagatCTACACCTGGTTTAAGGGATCAAAACcagtaggagaaggaaaaacctacagcattcctaacatcagatctgaggacAGTGGAGAATACACATGCCAGAGTCAGAATGATCATGGAGAGAGAAGATCCACTGCTGTGCAGATTAATGTTCTTT ATCCTCCAAAGAGGGCCTCAGTGTCCATCGgtccctctggtgaaatagtggagggcagttcagtgactctgacctgcagcagtgatggaaacccacctgtgaagatCTACACCTGGTTTAAGGGATCAACATcagtaggagaaggaaaaatctaCAGCATTcccaacatcagatctgaggacAGTGGAGAATACACATGCCAGAGTCAGAATCATCATGGAGAGAGAAGATCCACTGCTGTGCAGATTAATGTTCTTT ATCCTCCAAAGAGggtctcagtgtccatcagtccctctgctgatatagtggagggcagttcagtgactctgacctgcaggagtgatggaaacccacctgtgaagatCTTCTCCTGGTTTAAGGGACCAACATcagtaggagaaggaaaaatctaCAGCATTcccaacatcagatctgaggacAGTGGAGAATACACATGCCAGAGTCAGAATCATCATGGAGAGAGAAGATCCACTGCTGTGCAGATTAATCTTCTTT ATCCTCCAAAGAGggtctcagtgtccatcagtccctctagagaaatagtggagggcagttcagtgactctgacctgcagcagtgatggaagCCCACCTGTGAAGATCTTCTCCTGGTTTAAGGGATCAACATcagtaggagaaggaaaaacctacagcattcctaacatcagatctgaggacAGTGGAGAATACACATGCCAGAGTCAGAATGATCATGGAGAGAGAAGATCCACTGCTGTGCAGATTAATGTTCTTT ATCCTCCAAAGAGggtctcagtgtccatcagtccctctagagaaatagtggagggcagttcagtgactctgacctgcagcagtgatggaagCCCACCTGTGAAGATCTTCTCCTGGTTTAAGGGATCAACATca tgtagcagtgatggaaacccacctgtgaagatctacacctggtttaaagaAGGTGAAACCTCACCTGTAGGCTCTGGACAGAGTTAcagcatcatcaacatcactgctgaccacacTGGACTGTACTACTGTGAAGCTCAGAATGATCATGGAGCTCTGAATGGAACTGTGATGGTCACTGTTAAGA GTCAGAGTTGGTCTGCAGTCTGGTTTGCAGTGGGAGGAGGAGCTTTTCTCCTTATTACTGTCCTAATCTGCATCTGCTG GATCTCCAGGAAGAAAAGATCTTCAGATACACATGACGATGAG AATGCTGACCCTAATGCTCAGGACGACACGTACACAGCTCTTCAGCCCACAGCCAGGTCCTCTGATGATGTGTACCACACACTTGCA GCTATTCAGTCCAGCTCTCTTGAAGACACATACGCAGCTTTGGACCCTCAGTCCAGCTCTCTTGATGACACGTACACAGCTCTGGATCCTTGGTGCAGGTCTCCTGAGTACGAAAATCTACCAGTGAGTTCTACACATTAA